The genomic stretch GGCTTCAGCAAAGTGGATCCTTTCTGGAACCTAAAGACCTGCTGTCCTCATGGGGGCTGAGCTCAGTGAGAACCCCTGGGAGCAAGCtcgtgggcggggctggggccgcgGCGGCCCACCCGCTGGCTGGCGCTGGGAACCCACAGGGACTCGGGCCCAGGTGTCCAAGTAGTGGTGAGCTGCTGGCCACCTGGGTCGGCCGTCCGTTCCCCTGCCAGCCAGCACGGAGGGAAGCAGGTGTGAGGCCAGCCTCAAGGTGGGCCCGTGGCTCGTCCACCGGCGAGGCCCATGCAGGGGGGCCCTCTCACAGGCCatggctgctgcctggggcctCTCCCAGGGACCTGCGTGTGGGCAGCTTGGCTTCCGGGCCCCTTTGCAGGCCAGTGTCGGAGTCCAAGCCAGGCCCGAGTCTGGAAGATTCCTCTTGAGAGAGGCTCTGGAGAGCACCTTGGGAGCTGACCCTCAGGCCGTGTGTGCCGGGGCTGGGCGGCCACCGAGGTCGACCCCGGTGGACGGGCCCAAGCTGAGCCAAGAAGGCTCTGCACTGGgatggcagagccaggctggggggggtggggggccgtaGGCACGTCTCCGGCCAAGGTTGGAGGTGGGACCGCAGAGGTCAAGGTGCCATCTCAGAGCTGTCGGCCCAGACTcccccgggggccgggggccgagccccaggcccaggagagagcgaggcaggcagggcctggtCTTGGGGCCATGCGCTCTCCGTGGCTCCGGGGCAGGCGCCCCCGCACAGCCCCGTCCTCTCCCGCAGCAGACAGACGAGGCGGCACAGACCGACAGCCAGCCACCGCGCCCCTCCGACCCcacagagaagcagcagcccAAGCGGCTGCACGTCTCCAACATCCCCTTCCGCTTCAGGGACCCTGACCTGCGGCAGATGTTCGGGGTGAGTGCCCGCGGGCCCCGCccatcccacccccatccctgggTGCCTGTGCCGGctcccccaggctccctgctCCACTGCACTGGGGACCTCCAGTGCCCGGGGGTCCCTTCCCTCCTGGGTGCCGCCCTGCTGTCCCCCGTGGGACACTGGGAGGAGGGCGGGCTCCCCAGGGTCCCTGGTGGCTGatcgctctcccctcccccagcccgtcctgcccttgggccacctgcctggcctgtgTCTTGGTGGTTCCCAGGGCCAACTTGAAAACACACAGCTGAGGGGTCGGTCGCCGGCTCAGGGCCGCTCCCTTCCTAGCCTCCCCGCCCTGCTGGGCTTCAGCCAGCGGCGGTGTTGCTGTGGGAACAGGCAGTTCTCACCTGGGGTTACCTGACCATCACTGGatgggagcagcaggcaggtgcTCTGCCCACAGGTGCCGGGCCGGCCTCCAGGGCACCCAAGCCTGCCCGGACCACGGAGCCCCATGCCGCCTGGGCCGTggtccttccccccacccctgcagtggCCGCCATGCCCACCTCAGCCCGTCCCCAATTCCCAGGCCCCCACCACAGCTGGGATTTGCAGTGCCTATGGAGCAGCCCTGGGGTGGACACGTCCCAGCAGGTGCCCCCAATGTGAGCCCACAGCGTGCCCCCAGCTTGGAGCCTGCACTCCCGGCGGGACTGGCGGGGGTTAGAATCCTCGGCTGGCGAGGACTGTGGCCCTCCACTGCCAGGCCTGGGCACTGCCTCACCTCTCGGGCCCAGGGCCCACATGAGGGCGCCGTCACCGGCCGCGGCCCTCGGGGCGGGCTCCTTCACCATCCTCGGTGCCTGGCGGAGCTGGGGTTTGCTCCCCTCGAGCCCCCTTGCCCCTCTGCCCCCGGGGACGTCGCTCGGTGAACCGCAGCCCCCAGCCGAGGCCTGCGCCAGAAAACAGGCACCTGGGGCCCTCGTGGACCCGGTTCACAGGTGCATAGCCACACGTGCCAGGGGAGAGCGCCATCCGTGGAGGCGCCAGGCCCGGGGTGGGGCAGGAAGCGGTGGCCAGAGTGGCCAGTGTGTCCTGAGCAGGAGGAGCCCGAGTTCCTAGCTGCCCCCAGCCCACACCCGCCCAgcacaggaggcaggcagggcagagtcCTGGGATCTTGGGCATAAAAGActcgcccctcccccgcctcccccccaGCTGTGccagcctgcctctctctctgtggcactTTGCCCCTTGCAGGCCCGCGCCGCGTACCAGAAGAGGGCCTTCTGGTAGACCTTCACCCTTTAGTGAGAATCAGGGCGGCTGTGATGCCCTGGGCGGCCTGTCCGAGGGGCCCCAGCCACGCTGTGCCCAGCCTGACCCCAGCCGCTGCGGCCGAGGAGCTGCCCAAGGGCGAGGATGGGGCCTCTGTGAGAAGGCGGGGAGGGTGTCCCCGGCCTGGGGACGGCTCCGCGCTGGGCACCACCACTGTCTGACCCCCCATCCcgtccccccgcccctcccctctctctctgtctctgcagcaATTCGGAAAGATATTAGACGTGGAGATCATTTTTAACGAGCGGGGCTCCAAGGTGGGTGCCGCACAGAGGCCGCCACCGTTACAGCGCCGGCCGTAGGTCCCGCCAGGCTAACGTGGCACATGTGCGTTTCCTTCCTGGACAGCTGCGCGCCCAAGGACCCTGAGCGACACGGGTGCTTGTATTCCCCACTCTCCACCCCGCCCCAGCCGCCAGGGCCCTCTCTccggagcccccagcccccacccacctgcccgGGAGAGGGCCTGgaggcttgggggagggggcaggctggggagggttCCCTGCAGAcacagcactgggctcctggggcaAAGGTGGGTGGGGCTGCCCTCCCCGGACAAGTGAGAAAGCCCAGCCTTGGCCCCCCACCCCAAGGTGGCCCCTGGCCAGGGTACCACCCCTCCGTAGAGCGGTGCCGGGCGGGGGGCCGGGCCCCGTACCCCATCCATCCGCTGGCGGCACCAGGACAGACCTCGGCTGCCCGCGGGCTCCTCTGACTCACCTGCCTcgcgccccctctcccctcctccccgccccctctctgtctctccttttctcatcctgtgtctctctctccatgtctgtccctctctgctcaCAGGGCTTTGGGTTTGTAACTTTTGAAACTAGCTCAGATGCTGACCGAGCCCGGGAGAAGCTGCACGGGACAATCGTAGAGGGACGGAAAATTGAGGTGCTCAGATAAGTGTGCAGTGGCGGCGTGACGCCCCCGGGCCCTGCCGCCGCCTGCCCCGCACAGAGCCCCGCCAGGCTCCGCTGCGGCAGGAGCCCCCACCTCAGGGGCGCtcggctggccccgcccccacctctgcccttgGCTTGGCAGCTTCAGAGTCAAGGCCTCGTCAGCCCcccagctgggaggggctggctccaCGGAGAGCCATCCACTCGCTGTCCCCGCCCCCGTctcaccctgccccctccccaccccgcctcaTGCCCACACCAGCCCAAGCCAGGCAGACTGAGTGGCCCgagggcagcagggagaggggtAAAGCCCCCCTCCACCAGAcgctgtcccctctgcctctccgccTGCTCCCTTTGTCCAGAGCCGGGCTCTGGCTccaggcagggcagccaggggacCAGTAGCTAAGGCAGAGCCCGCGTGCACAGTGGGAGGCCCAGCAGGCACTGGGCTCCAGAGCCCAGCGGGCTTCcgaggccccagcccaggccctgtgcGCGGGCTCAGGGGACTTGGCGGGCTGGCACAACAGCCAAGGGCGCCTCCTCGGgccccacctgccctgctgcctgTGTCCTCCACCCCAGCCGACTCCCCCCTCCTCTACACCCCAAGCTGGGCCCCTGGGCGGCCCCACCAGCTCTCACATGTCTGGAAAGGGGGCCCTGGCACCTTGGTGTCGCCTGCCCAGAGCCCCACACCAGCCCCACTAGTGTAGGAGGTGTGGCCTTGGAAGGATGAGGGCGCTGAGCGGGAGGAAACGTGCCTGCTGGCTGTGGGGGCACTGTACCGGGTCCACCGCAAGCCCCCCCAGCAGCCTTGGGTTCTGagccgggctgggcaggggctgtgggcacAGCTGGGTGGAGAGCGCCGCCAGCCGGCCCGGGCGAGGCTGCACACCAGCcagtgctgggggcagagggctcCGAGGGTCGCTGGGGGAGGGCAGCTTGGTggagagcagaggccagggcGCGGGCCAAGCTCTGCAGCCGtctgggccccaggggcctccCTGCCAGCCCCGCCCTGCACGGAGCCCATGgctgggaggggggagcaggGGTGCCACTGAGCGGCTCACGTGCCCTCACCCCCCCTGTCGCCCTCTCTGGACAGGTCAACAACGCCACGGCCCGAGTTATGACCAACAAGAAGACCGGAAACCCCTACACCAACGGTAAGGGCCCGGGGAGCCGAGGTGGCTGTGGGCCGGCTCCCCTGGAGGCTTAGCCCCCTGCCTCAGAAGAGGCCGGCTGgggacccccgccccctcccacatGCGGCCGTGCTGCTCACCTCAGAGCGCCGGGCTTTCCCAAGGCCACCGCCCTGGGGGCTGCCTCACTCCCCCGGGGCCTCCCACGGGAAGGACCAGGGTCGGACATACCGAGCCACCTCCCAGTGGGCACacgctgggggcctggggctccctggaCAAGCTCCTAGACGCCTCTGAGCTGCAGGTTTGACAGATGACGTGTCTCGTGTCGCCGAGCCAGGGCCCGAGCACTGGGTGTGACACCAATGACAGGAATCGTGTGTGTTGGGCCCAGGAAACATCGTGCATGCTTTGTGGTGCCAGGGTGGCCCCGCCGTGCGTCACGTGACCATCTTCCTGGAAGAGGGAGCTAGCTGCGATGCCCACTGCTGGCCGTGTGGCCAgagctcctgctgcccatgtgtggGACCCACCTCTCTGCAGGCACGAGGGACAGAGCAGGGCCCCGTGTGACGAGTGCTCGTGGACTCGGGTGGCCGGCCAGTGTGAGGGCCAGGGGGAGGCCGAGCTGTGAGCAGATCCGTGGCACAACGTGGTCtcaccccagggcagggcccacgCCTGGGCCCTCTGCTGAGTGTCTTATCCCGTGCCCCACCAttcctttctgtttcttgtttttaaatatttatttcagaagcagaattacagagagagggagagtcagagggatccaccttccacccgctggctcactccccaaatggccgcaacggccagagctgggccgatccaaagccaggaggtttttctgggtctcccacgtgggtgcaggggcccaagcacatgggccatcttccactgctctcccaggccatcagcagggagctggatgggaagtggagcagctgggatttgaaccagtgcccctgtggaATGCCAGCCCcgtggtggaggcttaacctgttacaccacagctccagcccctggttttctttttcccataagatttaatttatttgaaaggcagagacagagggagaggacttccatctgcggttcacgctccaaatagccgtaacagctggggctgggccaggtcagagccaggagccaggagcttcatctaatcTCCcagttgggtcatctgctgctgctctcccaggtacattgcagggagctggatgggaagtggagcagccggggctcgaacctgTCCCCACCTGGTATGCATCTCAGGCTGCGTCttcaccggctgtgccacagcgccggccccaatgtcCCACCCTTCCTAAGAGCTTAAGGGTGCCCCGGCTTTGCCAGTGCCCCGGCTTTGCCAGTGCCCCCAGTGCACTCTGGGAGTGAGTCTTCTGTGAGCTGGTGCGTGGCGAGGAAAGAGAAAACAGTGGGCGTCTTCACGGCTAAGTGTGACCATCAGGGGCCACGGCGCTGCCGGAACCTCGGCCCACTCCTCACTGAGCCGCACGCTGCACCGCGCGGGGCTTGAGGAGTGGGGGACACGGGCAGGGTCCAGGCTGGAGGCCGCTTCTGCCCGGCTCTGCAGGGAGAGCAGGTTTGACatgagcgccccctgctggcctggaCTGGAATAACTCGGAAGCGCCATGGCAGTGGACGCTCAGAGACATCAGCCAGGCGCTAACTCTTCACAGTGGAAAcagaggggccctgggaggggtctCAGGCTGCCTCTGGCTTCAGGGATCCAAGCCATGAAACAGGGTCCACAGGCAAAGGTAGGGTCACCGTGAAAGTCAGGGTTGACAGGGGATCGTGTCCCGGGGCCTCAAAAGTGAGCCTGCAGGACCCTGCGTCATGGCTCAGCCAACCTTCCAGTTCTGGAAGATTCTGGAGTCCTGGCAACGATGTTCCCACCCAGAGCTGCGCGATGGTGGGGACTGGGGATGGAAGCTGGCACGTGATGTCGTGAGGGTCAGCCCTGGGAGGGACGCCCCGTCCCGGGCGCCTCCCCTCGGCCGGCCTCACACTGGGCTTGTTAGAATCAGGGTCAGGGAGTCCGTGTGGAGTCTGCTGCTCATGCCCTGGCCTGGGTCTGGGCACCCTTTCCAGGCTCGGCTCCCCCTGCCCCTTCACACCCAGAGCAGAGGCCGGTGCTAGAGCTGGCATGCTGCCCAGCTAAGACCCGGGtacgcaggggctgggccagggccctgcccaccCTGTCCAAGAGCAGATGCCCCGCACGAGGCCTCCCAGCGGCGGGGAGggctgggtctggccctgccatgCAGCTGCCGGGCCGCTGCTCCTTCCGTGAGATGGTGAGGGTGTGGGCCCGCCTCCCAGGTGGCGTGAGGACCCCACGGTGCCGGGGGCCCTGTGAAGTCCTCATCGTCCCCTGCCCTCTCCGGCGGCCTCTGGCCAGGTGCTTTGGGGAAAGATGGGGACAGGAGGGTAGGCCAGGCAGGGAAGGGTGGCTCCAGGCCAGAGGGGAACGGTGGGGCCGCGCCCAGGCGCCAACCCCAGAAGTGCCCGAGTGTCCCTCCCCAGCTGAGGCCACAGACCGGCTTCCCCAGCTTCCCGTTCCCTTTCTAGATTCTTCTGCAGAGACTGCAAACCCGGGGCCCAAGAATAGGCTGTGTGGTGCCGCCCTTGGGAGAGAACCCACCCGCGGACCAGGGGGAGGGGTCAGGAGGGAGCCCGCCCACCCACAGGCCGTGTGCCGCAAAGGGTGCTGGGAGCTCAGAGGGTGTctctgggggtcctgggtgcaggggtgggagggggagccgGGGCCTGAGTGTCCATTTCTGTTCCAGGCTGGAAGCTAAACCCTGTGGTAGGCGCGGTCTACGGGCCCGAGTTCTACGCAGGTAAAGGGAGGGGGCCTGGCTGGGTCACTGTCGGGCTCAGGTGTCACGTGAGGGGCCGGGTggggccctgcctgctcctggcctctTCCCTCTCACGCTCTTCCCTCCCGCCCCTCTCCTGCAGTGACGGGGTTCCCCTACCCCACCACGGGCACGGCTGTTGCCTACAGGGGCGCACAcctgcggggccggggccgggccgtgTATAATGCGTTTAGGGCCGCGCCGCCTCCACCCCCCATCCCGACTTACGGAGCGTGAGTacctggggggcagggaggcagggggcaggtCCCCGGGGGCGGTGGCGAGGGGAGGGCTGCTCTGACCCATGGCCAAGGCTGGCATCAGCTCCCCGTGGCGGGGACGTCGCCGAGGTCACCAGCATTGAGGGGACCGTTAGTGCCTGGTGCCTGCTCGGATGCTTCCGTGGGAGCAGTCAGCCCTTGGGCCCAGCAGGGGGCCCCTCAGCGCCCCCTCCCGTGGTGGGGGAGGGCCAAGCAGGCCTGTCCCCAGGGGCCCCTGGGGTTTGAGGGGGCAGGGAGCTGCCCGGCAGGGCGGTCACCCTATTGTTATACCAAAACAGGGCCCTGGAGCAAACACTTGTTAAAATGCCGGTCCCGTgggcggggctggcgccgtgcccCCTCCCTCCTCAGCAGACGCCGGAGCCGGCCTACCCCACCTCCGCAGCGTTCCCACCACTCTCTTGTCCGTTTGCTTCCAGGGTCGTGTATCAGGACGGATTCTATGGTGCTGAGATCTATGTAAGTGCGGCCGCGGGAGGGCAGGTTTGGGGGCCGGggacttcccctcccctcccacctgacCTTGGGGCCCAGGAGGGCGAGGCCGGGAGAAGCTGCTGCTGGGTCCCCGGGCGGCCCTCACCACGCTGGTGTCCAGTACAGAGGCCCCAGGGAgaccgggggtgggggctggccccCCGTGCTCCTGGGCCTGCCTCCCTAAGGGGTCCCCTTGCATGTCTCTGCCTTCACGGGCAGCAGCTGTGGCTTCCTCTGGCTCGGAGCCCACACTGATGCTGCCCCACGTACCTGGCCTGCCCCCGGGCAGTAGCCCGTATTTACCCCCCACCCACCTGCGGCCAGGACGTCACCTGAGTTGATGCCCGCTTGGTCCCTTTGTCCTTCCTGGAGTCCAGGGTACATCTCCAGTCACCCAAGTTAGGAGCCGCTGGCCTGGGGGCACTTCagtgggcacctgctgtgtgccaaggCCCAGCACGCAGCCAGAGggggaactggcacccatgtctGAACACACAAACGGATGAATGAACAGTTAGCCGTGCCACTGGACAGTCCTCGATCAGACCAGACGCCAGGTGCCCCCGGCCAAGGGAGAGGCCGGGAGGcaggtcccagcccttcccaagGGCCCGGCCCGGCAGGTTCTGTGTGCCCAGCTGTGCCCTGGCTGAGCACCGCTGAGTcggcccctctctctcctccccccacccgcaGGGAGGCTATGCAGCCTACAGATACGCTCAGCCCGCAGCCGCCGCAGCCTACAGCGACAGGTAAGGCAGGCAGGACACCTCACCCCGCCATCCGGGGGACAGGGCTGCCTGTGCGCCTCGGGGTGCGGGGCCTGGACAGGAGAGCCAGTTCCAGTGGGGCTCAGGGACCCCCGAGCCAGCAAGCCCCTGGCATCAGTCCCTCCTCCTTCCATGGAAGCCCCCAGGTCACAGGTAGCACTGCCAGTGGCTCCCACCCCAGGGAAAAGGGTGACCAggagcccagcctctgcccagccccccatCCGTATCAGTGCTCCCCGAACAAAGTGTGCTCCGCCCAGCAGTGCCTGGCGCAGGCCACGTCGGGGGGCTGCTTCGCGCTGCTCGatggaggcctggcccagcctgggccagggcaggcccTCGGGTCCCCAGGGACAGCGGCTGCTGTGGTCAGAGCCCACACTGGCACTCCTGTCCACGCCTTCCTTGCCACCTCTTGTTCCACCatctgctgcccagggccccaggcccagccctgtcttCTGAGAAGTCAGTATGCTGGGTGAGAAGGCGGCCATCAGCACACAGCCCCTGGCCAGTAGCACCGCCCCAGACCCGTGCCCCTCCTCTCGGGAgccctgccaccagcccttccccGCTCCGTGGGGCTCCGGAGGGCCTCTGCCCCCGCTGGGCACTGAGTAGGCAGTGCTGCCCAGCTCCGGGGACGGCACGCGCTGCGTGCATCTCAGGGGGACCTCTTGGGCTACGGAAACTTGGAGTTAGGACAGACAGCAAGGAGGGCTGGACAGGGCAGGGAGCCTTGGGCTGAGGCCCCTGGAGGTGGGGGAGGCCTGCTGCTCCCCTCACCTGCCCCTTGCTGTCCCCAGTTACGGCAGAGTGTATGCAGCCGCTGACCCCTACCACCACACCCTGGGCCCCGCCACCACCTACAGCATCGGCACCATGGTAAGGAGGCCGGGGCTGCGGGACCGCCTGGCCCTTGGTGCCAGGGACGGGGAGGTGGCGCGGTGGGAGGGGCCGTAGGGTAGAGGCCAGGACCTCTGCCCGGCAGCTGGTCCTGCCGACTGGGGGACTGTGGTGGGGATCTGAGTTGTGTGTCCTGGGGGAGGCAGCTGTAACCGGATGGGCAGCCCTGGTCATCCCTTTGGGAAGCGACCTGGTAGCATCTGAGCCCGGGAGCCCGAGTCCATTCCCTGCACCTGGGCATGGAGGAGCGAGGCTCCAGGGCCCTGCTGCCGTCCCTCACCaagccccaccccagggctgtgggctggggTGGCCAttgcgtgtctgtgtgtctgtgtgtgtggccagCCGTCTACCCCGCAGCCAGCTCACTCCTACCCCACACTCCACTTCCAGCACGCATGCCCCTGTGCCTGGCCCTAAGGGGTCCAGGTCGGTGGTCAGCACAGCCTCTTGCATCAAAGATGAAAACGTCCAAGCAACCAGGAGGCCCAGAGGCCACGCCCCAGCGCCTCCCCTGCCCTGAGCACCCTCTCCTGACTTGTCTTCTTTAGCCGCCACCGGTGGCCGCCGAGTCCCCAGggcgccctccccagccccggcccagccgCAGCCCAGCCGCTGGGTGAGAAGCGCTCGtggctccctctgcctttccactGGCAGAGCTGTGTTTCTCTCTGGCACTTGCTGCCTTCTCCCCTTTTCTGTTGGAACTGGTGGGCAAGGTGGCAGCCCCCCACCAGCCCATCTCCCGTGGGAGAGCAGGACCACCGGTGCTCGTGCCCCCAGGCGGCCCAAGACAACCTGGGAGCTGCACCCGGCTGGAGGGGCTGATCTTGAAGGGCGCAGCCGGGGTTCAAGCTCAGACCTCCCTCCACCCAAGGACAAAGGCGGCCACTgaggggccaggcctgagccccaAGAGCGGTCCAGAGACAGAGCGCGGCTGGCCAGGCACCCCTGAGCGCCCCCCAACCCCGAGACCACCGCAGCACCCGCAGCTGTCGCGACAACCCCACCTGCTCCCCACTCACCACAGGAAAGCGGGTTGAACACTCTCCTTCGGCTCCAGCCCATGGCCGGTACTGATTGGCTGTTTTTCATCTTTGATGTTGCAGGCCAGCCTCTGCAGAGGGCACAGCCGCTTCACCCCCTACTAGCAAGAGGCCCGCCCCTAGCAGCATTCACactgcccacccaccccaccctcagTCCCACACCAGGCACAGCTCCGCCTCGGAAACCCATAGGtgtcccgccccgccccacccgccATCTCCCCCCACCTGTGgcggtgtgtgtgtctctgcccctGCTGTTTCCGTCTGGAACCTTGGTCCCCATTCCGTTGGTGTTGTACCGCCCGAGCCACTGCAGGGACGGTGTGCACACGCTGGggccgccgcagccagccccgccctcccccagcTGACACCATTTCAGCCTCCGCTGAAACCATTTCTAAACTTTATTGACGTTTCCCGCCTAAGTAGTGGCAGCCACGCAGGCTTGGGGACGCCCTGGTGCAGTCTGAAGTGCGGGCGTGGCATCCCTGCCCCAGCCGCCCTGCAGGGCCCAGGAGctcctccctgccagccccaccccccctcGCCAAGCTTCAAAATGCCTTTCCGGCAGGAGTTTCCAAAGGGGGCCCCCGGGCCCCAGCAGGGCGGACCCCTGAGGAGGAGCTGGCTGAGagggccctggctggggccaGGTGCTCCCCCCgcggcccgcccccggggccgggACCGGCCTGCAGCCGGCGGCTGGGGGCTCAGCCGCTCAGTgccatctttctgtttctgttgtaGTGAAACCTTCCGCCATTTCCTCCTCGGACCATGaagggcaaaaacaaaaaacaaaaaaatcacaaaacaaaaaatgaaacaaaaaaagatgttaaGATCCAAGcaacaaaaaaccaaccaaaccaaGAGGCATCCGACCAAGTCCCACGTGCGGCGCCCACAGCACCAGGGAGCTGGCCCGGCAGCGGGGGTGCCTGTGTCTGCCCAGTCTCCCTTGCTGGCCCCCCTCCCcaaggctgggggccgggggcggcaGTGGAGCGGAGCAGAGCAGGACCTGGCGCCAGCCGTGCCATGTAGGCGGCTCTCCAGCCCCGGGGACCCCAGTCCCCTCCCGCCACGCAGCTGCCCACGTGTGCCGTGGCCAGCGAGCAAGCTGGGGTCTGCTTCAACACAAAGGGCTTTCGTGGTTCCAGAACTGGTGGGCTCCTGGCCCCCATGAGCTTGGGCAGGCAGGGCCCGAGGCCGAGGAGGCCCTGCTGGCTGCCTCCCCCACTCCAGGAGGCGGCCCCGGGTCCGTGAGCAAACGCTGGCCTGGCCGCCCGCTGCCTGCTGGGATGCAGCCCTCCCGACCTGCCCTGAAGAGCTcagtgctggggggagggggagagaggcaggggcagggccggccAGTGCCCAGCTGCACCCAAGGGTGGAGTCTCGGTGCTATGGGGCTGGGCGGCCCCAGCTGGTGGAGAACCCTCAGGAAGAGGGCCGGGGCTGCAGGTActgggtggtgggcagggagGGCCTGGCAAGGCGGGGGGGCTAGAGCAGGGGAGTGGCGGACAGCAGCAGGACAGGTGGGCTCCCAGGGCGGCGCCACGGTCACCAGACTCCAGCCCTGAAGACTACACCTCACTCTATCCGGCGTCAGCCCCTACTCCCTTTTCTATTCCCATTGTACatagccctgcacctgcctccggCTCTGGCCCCGCCCAGAGCGCCCTCGGCCCTCTGCTGTCTCGGGCCCGTTTCTCGCAGCAGCTCggactcctgccccctcctcgggcccctcccccaggaccgCGGCCGAGCGCCAGGCTTCCTTTCTTACCATTCTGTAATGCTTCCGAGGTGACCATCCAGACGAGCGGTGTCCCACCCAGATTATTAataaagacctctttctccaAGCCAGGACAGCTCTGACTCGGCGGCTGGGGGCACAGGGCAGAAGTCACGGGGGGCAGGCTGGGGTTCAGGGGTCTGAAGGCCTTGCCCAGTGCTCCAGGTGCACCCCGAGGCCAGCACAGCCGCAGTGCCAAGCAGAATGCGTCCCAGCAGTCGGGGGAGGCTGGGCGAGCCCAGCCACAGTGGCCGGCTGCGCACAGGAGTGGGCAGAAGGGGCCCTGGGGCGTGTTCAGGGCAGCTCActcctccagcccctgggcccaggccccACTGGGGG from Lepus europaeus isolate LE1 chromosome 18, mLepTim1.pri, whole genome shotgun sequence encodes the following:
- the RBFOX3 gene encoding RNA binding protein fox-1 homolog 3 isoform X3, with translation MAQPYPPAQYPPPPQNGIPTEYAPPPPHPTPDYSGQTPAPPEHGMTLYTPAQTHPEQPGAEANTQPIAGTQTVPQTDEAAQTDSQPPRPSDPTEKQQPKRLHVSNIPFRFRDPDLRQMFGQFGKILDVEIIFNERGSKGFGFVTFETSSDADRAREKLHGTIVEGRKIEVNNATARVMTNKKTGNPYTNGWKLNPVVGAVYGPEFYAVTGFPYPTTGTAVAYRGAHLRGRGRAVYNAFRAAPPPPPIPTYGAVVYQDGFYGAEIYGGYAAYRYAQPAAAAAYSDSYGRVYAAADPYHHTLGPATTYSIGTMASLCRGHSRFTPY
- the RBFOX3 gene encoding RNA binding protein fox-1 homolog 3 isoform X1; its protein translation is MAQPYPPAQYPPPPQNGIPTEYAPPPPHPTPDYSGQTPAPPEHGMTLYTPAQTHPEQPGAEANTQPIAGTQTVPQTDEAAQTDSQPPRPSDPTEKQQPKRLHVSNIPFRFRDPDLRQMFGQFGKILDVEIIFNERGSKGFGFVTFETSSDADRAREKLHGTIVEGRKIEVNNATARVMTNKKTGNPYTNGWKLNPVVGAVYGPEFYAVTGFPYPTTGTAVAYRGAHLRGRGRAVYNAFRAAPPPPPIPTYGAALEQTLVKMPVPWAGLAPCPLPPQQTPEPAYPTSAAFPPLSCPFASRVVYQDGFYGAEIYGGYAAYRYAQPAAAAAYSDSYGRVYAAADPYHHTLGPATTYSIGTMASLCRGHSRFTPY
- the RBFOX3 gene encoding RNA binding protein fox-1 homolog 3 isoform X4 is translated as MAQPYPPAQYPPPPQNGIPTEYAPPPPHPTPDYSGQTPAPPEHGMTLYTPAQTHPEQPGAEANTQPIAGTQTVPTDEAAQTDSQPPRPSDPTEKQQPKRLHVSNIPFRFRDPDLRQMFGQFGKILDVEIIFNERGSKGFGFVTFETSSDADRAREKLHGTIVEGRKIEVNNATARVMTNKKTGNPYTNGWKLNPVVGAVYGPEFYAVTGFPYPTTGTAVAYRGAHLRGRGRAVYNAFRAAPPPPPIPTYGAVVYQDGFYGAEIYGGYAAYRYAQPAAAAAYSDSYGRVYAAADPYHHTLGPATTYSIGTMASLCRGHSRFTPY
- the RBFOX3 gene encoding RNA binding protein fox-1 homolog 3 isoform X2, giving the protein MAQPYPPAQYPPPPQNGIPTEYAPPPPHPTPDYSGQTPAPPEHGMTLYTPAQTHPEQPGAEANTQPIAGTQTVPTDEAAQTDSQPPRPSDPTEKQQPKRLHVSNIPFRFRDPDLRQMFGQFGKILDVEIIFNERGSKGFGFVTFETSSDADRAREKLHGTIVEGRKIEVNNATARVMTNKKTGNPYTNGWKLNPVVGAVYGPEFYAVTGFPYPTTGTAVAYRGAHLRGRGRAVYNAFRAAPPPPPIPTYGAALEQTLVKMPVPWAGLAPCPLPPQQTPEPAYPTSAAFPPLSCPFASRVVYQDGFYGAEIYGGYAAYRYAQPAAAAAYSDSYGRVYAAADPYHHTLGPATTYSIGTMASLCRGHSRFTPY